In one Nomascus leucogenys isolate Asia chromosome 13, Asia_NLE_v1, whole genome shotgun sequence genomic region, the following are encoded:
- the PLCG1 gene encoding 1-phosphatidylinositol 4,5-bisphosphate phosphodiesterase gamma-1 isoform X2, with the protein MAGAASPCANGCGPGAPSDAEVLHLCRSLEVGTVMTLFYSKKSQRPERKTFQVKLETRQITWSRGADKIEGAIDIREIKEIRPGKTSRDFDRYQEDPAFRPDQSHCFVILYGMEFRLKTLSLQATSEDEVNMWIKGLTWLMEDTLQAPTPLQIERWLRKQFYSVDRNREDRISAKDLKNMLSQVNYRVPNMRFLRERLTDLEQRSGDITYGQFAQLYRSLMYSAQKTMDLPFLEASTLRAGERPELCRVSLPEFQQFLLDYQGELWAVDRLQVQEFMLSFLRDPLREIEEPYFFLDEFVTFLFSKENSVWNSQLDAVCLDTMNNPLSHYWISSSHNTYLTGDQFSSESSLEAYARCLRMGCRCIELDCWDGPDGMPVIYHGHTLTTKIKFSDVLLTIKEHAFVASEYPVILSIEDHCSIAQQRNMAQHFKKVLGDTLLTKPVEISADGLPSPNQLKRKILIKHKKLAEGSAYEEVPTSMMYSENDISNSIKNGILYLEDPVNHEWYPHYFVLTSSKIYYSEETSSDQGNEDEEEPKEVSSSTELHSNEKWFHGKLGAGRDGRHIAERLLTEYCIETGAPDGSFLVRESETFVGDYTLSFWRNGKVQHCRIHSRQDAGTPKFFLTDNLVFDSLYDLITHYQQVPLRCNEFEMRLSEPVPQTNAHESKEWYHASLTRAQAEHMLMRVPRDGAFLVRKRNEPNSYAISFRAEGKIKHCRVQQEGQTVMLGNSEFDSLVDLISYYEKHPLYRKMKLRYPINEEALEKIGTAEPDYGALYEGRNPGFYVEANPMPTFKCAVKALFDYKAQREDELTFTKSAIIQNVEKQEGGWWRGDYGGKKQLWFPSNYVEEMVNPVALEPEREHLDENSPLGDLLRGVLDVPACQIAIRPEGKNNRLFVFSISMASVAHWSLDVAADSQEELQDWVKKIREVAQTADARLTEGKIMERRKKIALELSELVVYCRPVPFDEEKIGTERACYRDMSSFPETKAEKYVNKAKGKKFLQYNRLQLSRIYPKGQRLDSSNYDPLPMWICGSQLVALNFQTPDKPMQMNQALFMTGRHCGYVLQPSNMRDEAFDPFDKSSLRGLEPCAISIEVLGARHLPKNGRGIVCPFVEIEVAGAEYDSTKQKTEFVVDNGLNPVWPAKPFHFQISNPEFAFLRFVVYEEDMFSDQNFLAQATFPVKGLKTGYRAVPLKNNYSEDLELASLLIKIDIFPAKENGDLSPFSGTSLRERGSDASGQLFHGRTREGSFESRYQQPFEDFRISQEHLADHFDSRERRAPRRTRVNGDNRL; encoded by the exons ATGGCGGGCGCTGCGTCCCCTTGCGCCAACGGCTGCGGGCCCGGCGCGCCCTCGGACGCCGAGGTGCTGCACCTCTGCCGCAGCCTCGAGGTGGGCACCGTCATGACTTTGTTCTACTCCAAGAAGTCTCAGCGACCCGAGCGGAAGACCTTCCAGGTCAAGCTGGAGACGCGCCAGATCACGTGGAGCCGGGGCGCCGACAAGATCGAGGGGGCCA TTGATATTCGCGAAATTAAGGAGATCCGCCCGGGGAAGACCTCACGGGACTTTGATCGCTATCAAGAGGACCCAGCTTTCCGGCCGGACCAGTCACATTGCTTTGTCATTCTCTATGGAATGGAATTTCGCCTGAAAACGCTGAGCCTGCAAG CCACATCTGAGGATGAAGTGAACATGTGGATCAAGGGCTTAACTTGGCTGATGGAGGATACATTGCAGGCACCCACACCCCTGCAGATAGAGAG GTGGCTCCGGAAGCAGTTTTACTCAGTGGATCGGAATCGTGAGGATCG TATATCAGCCAAGGACCTGAAGAACATGCTGTCCCAGGTCAACTACCGGGTCCCCAACATGCGCTTCCTCCGAGAGCGGCTGACG GACCTGGAGCAGCGCAGCGGGGACATCACCTACGGGCAGTTTGCTCAGCTGTACCGCAGCCTCATGTACAGCGCCCAGAAGACG ATGGACCTCCCCTTCTTGGAAGCCAGTACTCTGAG ggctggggagcgGCCGGAGCTTTGCCGAGTGTCCCTTCCTGAGTTCCAGCAGTTCCTTCTTGACTACCAGGGG GAGCTGTGGGCTGTTGATCGCCTCCAGGTGCAAGAGTTCATGCTCAGCTTCCTCCGAGACCCCTTACGAGAGATCGAGGAGCCATACTTCTTCCTGGATGAG TTTGTCACCTTCCTGTTCTCCAAAGAGAACAGTGTGTGGAACTCACAGCTGGATGCAGTATGCCTGGACACCATGAACAACCCTCTTTCCCACTACTGGATCTCCTCCTCACACAACAC GTACCTGACCGGGGACCAGTTCTCCAGTGAGTCCTCCTTGGAAGCCTATGCTCGCTGCCTGCGGATGGGCTGTCGCTGCATTGAGT TGGACTGCTGGGACGGCCCGGATGGGATGCCAGTTATTTACCATGGGCACACCCTTACCACCAAGATCAAGTTCTCAGATGTCCTGCTCACCATCAAGGAGCATGCCTTTGTGGCCTCAGA GTACCCAGTCATCCTGTCCATTGAGGACCACTGCAGCATTGCCCAGCAGAGGAACATGGCCCAGCACTTCAAGAAGGTGCTGGGGGACACACTCCTCACCAAGCCCGTGGAGATCTCTGCCGATGGGCTCCCCTCACCCAACCAGCTTAAGAGGAAGATCCTCATCAAG CACAAGAAGCTGGCTGAGGGCAGTGCCTACGAGGAGGTGCCTACCTCCATGATGTATTCTGAGAACGACATCAGCAACTCCATCAAGAATGGCATCCTCTACCTGGAGGACCCTGTGAACCAC GAATGGTATCCCCACTACTTTGTTCTGACCAGCAGCAAGATCTACTACTCTGAGGAGACCAGCAGTGACCAGGGCAACGAGGATGAGGAGGAGCCCAAGGAG GTCAGCAGCAGCACAGAGCTGCACTCCAATGAGAAGTGGTTCCATGGGAAGCTAGGGGCAGGGCGTGATGGGCGTCACATCGCTGAGCGCCTGCTCACTGAGTACTGCATCGAGACCGGAGCCCCTGATGGCTCCTTCCTCGTGCGAGAGAGTGAGACCTTCGTGGGTGACTACACGCTCTCTTTCTG GCGGAACGGGAAAGTCCAGCACTGCCGTATCCACTCCCGGCAAGATGCTGGGACCCCCAAGTTCTTCTTGACAGACAACCTCGTCTTTGACTCCCTCTATGACCTCATCACGCACTACCAGCAGGTGCCCCTGCGCTGTAATGAGTTTGAGATGAGACTTTCAGAGCCTGTCCCACAGACCAACGCCCATGAGAGCAAAGA GTGGTACCACGCGAGCCTGACCAGAGCACAGGCTGAGCACATGCTAATGCGCGTCCCTCGTGATGGGGCCTTCCTGGTGCGGAAGCGGAATGAGCCCAACTCATATGCCATCTCTTTCCG GGCTGAGGGCAAGATCAAGCATTGCCGTGTCCAGCAAGAGGGCCAGACAGTGATGCTAGGGAACTCGGAGTTCGACAGCCTTGTTGACCTCATCAGCTACTATGAGAAACACCCGCTGTACCGCAAGATGAAGCTGCGCTATCCCATCAACGAGGAGGCACTGGAGAAGATTGGCACAGCT GAGCCTGACTACGGGGCCCTGTATGAGGGACGCAACCCTGGCTTCTATGTAGAGGCAAACCCTATGCCAACTttcaag TGTGCGGTCAAAGCCCTCTTTGACTACAAGGCCCAGAGGGAGGACGAGCTGACCTTCACCAAGAGCGCCATCATCCAGAATGTGGAGAAGCAAGAGGGAGGCTG GTGGCGAGGGGACTACGGAGGGAAGAAGCAGCTGTGGTTCCCATCAAACTACGTGGAAGAGATGGTCAACCCCGTGGCCCTGGAGCCGGAGAGGGAG CACTTGGACGAGAACAGCCCCCTAGGGGACTTGCTGCGGGGGGTCCTGGATGTGCCGGCTTGTCAGATTG CCATCCGTCCTGAGGGCAAGAACAACCGGCTCTTCGTCTTCTCCATCAGCATGGCGTCGGTGGCCCACTGGTCCCTGGATGTTGCTGCCGACTCACAGGAGGAGCTGCAGGACTGGGTGAAAAAGATCCGTGAAGTGGCCCAGACCGCAGATGCCAGG CTCACTGAAGGGAAGATAATGGAACGGAGGAAGAAGATTGCCCTGGAGCTCTCTGAACTTGTCGTCTACTGCCGGCCTGTTCCCTTCGATGAAGAGA AGATTGGCACAGAACGTGCTTGCTACCGGGACATGTCATCCTTCCCGGAAACCAAGGCTGAGAAATACGTGAACAAGGCCAAAGGCAAGAAGTTCCTTCAGTACAATCGACTGCAGCTCTCCCGCATCTACCCCAAGGGCCAGCGACTGGATTCCTCCAACTACGATCCTTTGCCCATGTGGATCTGTGGCAGTCAGCTCGTGGCCCTCAACTTCCAGACCCCTG ACAAGCCTATGCAGATGAACCAGGCCCTCTTCATGACAGGCAGGCACTGTGGCTATGTGCTGCAGCCAAGCAACATGCGGGATGAGGCCTTTGACCCCTTTGACAAGAGCAGCCTCCGTGGGCTGGAGCCATGTGCCATCTCTATTGAG GTGCTGGGGGCCCGACATCTGCCAAAGAATGGCCGAGGCATTGTGTGTCCTTTTGTGGAGATtgaggtggctggagctgagtATGACAGCACCAAGCAGAAGACAGAGTTTGTGG TGGACAATGGACTCAACCCTGTATGGCCAGCCAAGCCCTTCCACTTCCAAATCAGTAACCCTGAATTTGCCTTTCTGCGCTTCGTGGTGTATGAGGAAGACATGTTTAGTGACCAGAATTTCCTGGCTCAGGCTACTTTCCCGGTAAAAGGCCTGAAGACAG GATACAGAGCAGTGCCTTTGAAGAACAACTACAGCGAGGACCTGGAGTTGGCCTCCCTGCTGATCAAGATTGATATTTTCCCTGCCAAG gagaatggtgaccTCAGTCCCTTCAGTGGTACGTCCCTGCGGGAGCGGGGCTCAGATGCCTCAGGCCAGCTGTTTCACGGCCGAACCCGGGAAGGCTCCTTTGAATCCCGCTACCAGCAGCCATTTGAGGACTTCCGCATCTCCCAGGAACATCTCGCAGACCATTTTGACAGCCGAGAACGAAG GGCCCCAAGAAGGACTCGGGTCAATGGAGACAACCGCCTCTAG
- the PLCG1 gene encoding 1-phosphatidylinositol 4,5-bisphosphate phosphodiesterase gamma-1 isoform X1, with protein MAGAASPCANGCGPGAPSDAEVLHLCRSLEVGTVMTLFYSKKSQRPERKTFQVKLETRQITWSRGADKIEGAIDIREIKEIRPGKTSRDFDRYQEDPAFRPDQSHCFVILYGMEFRLKTLSLQATSEDEVNMWIKGLTWLMEDTLQAPTPLQIERWLRKQFYSVDRNREDRISAKDLKNMLSQVNYRVPNMRFLRERLTDLEQRSGDITYGQFAQLYRSLMYSAQKTMDLPFLEASTLRAGERPELCRVSLPEFQQFLLDYQGELWAVDRLQVQEFMLSFLRDPLREIEEPYFFLDEFVTFLFSKENSVWNSQLDAVCLDTMNNPLSHYWISSSHNTYLTGDQFSSESSLEAYARCLRMGCRCIELDCWDGPDGMPVIYHGHTLTTKIKFSDVLLTIKEHAFVASEYPVILSIEDHCSIAQQRNMAQHFKKVLGDTLLTKPVEISADGLPSPNQLKRKILIKHKKLAEGSAYEEVPTSMMYSENDISNSIKNGILYLEDPVNHEWYPHYFVLTSSKIYYSEETSSDQGNEDEEEPKEVSSSTELHSNEKWFHGKLGAGRDGRHIAERLLTEYCIETGAPDGSFLVRESETFVGDYTLSFWRNGKVQHCRIHSRQDAGTPKFFLTDNLVFDSLYDLITHYQQVPLRCNEFEMRLSEPVPQTNAHESKEWYHASLTRAQAEHMLMRVPRDGAFLVRKRNEPNSYAISFRAEGKIKHCRVQQEGQTVMLGNSEFDSLVDLISYYEKHPLYRKMKLRYPINEEALEKIGTAEPDYGALYEGRNPGFYVEANPMPTFKCAVKALFDYKAQREDELTFTKSAIIQNVEKQEGGWWRGDYGGKKQLWFPSNYVEEMVNPVALEPEREHLDENSPLGDLLRGVLDVPACQIAIRPEGKNNRLFVFSISMASVAHWSLDVAADSQEELQDWVKKIREVAQTADARLTEGKIMERRKKIALELSELVVYCRPVPFDEEKIGTERACYRDMSSFPETKAEKYVNKAKGKKFLQYNRLQLSRIYPKGQRLDSSNYDPLPMWICGSQLVALNFQTPDKPMQMNQALFMTGRHCGYVLQPSNMRDEAFDPFDKSSLRGLEPCAISIEVLGARHLPKNGRGIVCPFVEIEVAGAEYDSTKQKTEFVVDNGLNPVWPAKPFHFQISNPEFAFLRFVVYEEDMFSDQNFLAQATFPVKGLKTGYRAVPLKNNYSEDLELASLLIKIDIFPAKQENGDLSPFSGTSLRERGSDASGQLFHGRTREGSFESRYQQPFEDFRISQEHLADHFDSRERRAPRRTRVNGDNRL; from the exons ATGGCGGGCGCTGCGTCCCCTTGCGCCAACGGCTGCGGGCCCGGCGCGCCCTCGGACGCCGAGGTGCTGCACCTCTGCCGCAGCCTCGAGGTGGGCACCGTCATGACTTTGTTCTACTCCAAGAAGTCTCAGCGACCCGAGCGGAAGACCTTCCAGGTCAAGCTGGAGACGCGCCAGATCACGTGGAGCCGGGGCGCCGACAAGATCGAGGGGGCCA TTGATATTCGCGAAATTAAGGAGATCCGCCCGGGGAAGACCTCACGGGACTTTGATCGCTATCAAGAGGACCCAGCTTTCCGGCCGGACCAGTCACATTGCTTTGTCATTCTCTATGGAATGGAATTTCGCCTGAAAACGCTGAGCCTGCAAG CCACATCTGAGGATGAAGTGAACATGTGGATCAAGGGCTTAACTTGGCTGATGGAGGATACATTGCAGGCACCCACACCCCTGCAGATAGAGAG GTGGCTCCGGAAGCAGTTTTACTCAGTGGATCGGAATCGTGAGGATCG TATATCAGCCAAGGACCTGAAGAACATGCTGTCCCAGGTCAACTACCGGGTCCCCAACATGCGCTTCCTCCGAGAGCGGCTGACG GACCTGGAGCAGCGCAGCGGGGACATCACCTACGGGCAGTTTGCTCAGCTGTACCGCAGCCTCATGTACAGCGCCCAGAAGACG ATGGACCTCCCCTTCTTGGAAGCCAGTACTCTGAG ggctggggagcgGCCGGAGCTTTGCCGAGTGTCCCTTCCTGAGTTCCAGCAGTTCCTTCTTGACTACCAGGGG GAGCTGTGGGCTGTTGATCGCCTCCAGGTGCAAGAGTTCATGCTCAGCTTCCTCCGAGACCCCTTACGAGAGATCGAGGAGCCATACTTCTTCCTGGATGAG TTTGTCACCTTCCTGTTCTCCAAAGAGAACAGTGTGTGGAACTCACAGCTGGATGCAGTATGCCTGGACACCATGAACAACCCTCTTTCCCACTACTGGATCTCCTCCTCACACAACAC GTACCTGACCGGGGACCAGTTCTCCAGTGAGTCCTCCTTGGAAGCCTATGCTCGCTGCCTGCGGATGGGCTGTCGCTGCATTGAGT TGGACTGCTGGGACGGCCCGGATGGGATGCCAGTTATTTACCATGGGCACACCCTTACCACCAAGATCAAGTTCTCAGATGTCCTGCTCACCATCAAGGAGCATGCCTTTGTGGCCTCAGA GTACCCAGTCATCCTGTCCATTGAGGACCACTGCAGCATTGCCCAGCAGAGGAACATGGCCCAGCACTTCAAGAAGGTGCTGGGGGACACACTCCTCACCAAGCCCGTGGAGATCTCTGCCGATGGGCTCCCCTCACCCAACCAGCTTAAGAGGAAGATCCTCATCAAG CACAAGAAGCTGGCTGAGGGCAGTGCCTACGAGGAGGTGCCTACCTCCATGATGTATTCTGAGAACGACATCAGCAACTCCATCAAGAATGGCATCCTCTACCTGGAGGACCCTGTGAACCAC GAATGGTATCCCCACTACTTTGTTCTGACCAGCAGCAAGATCTACTACTCTGAGGAGACCAGCAGTGACCAGGGCAACGAGGATGAGGAGGAGCCCAAGGAG GTCAGCAGCAGCACAGAGCTGCACTCCAATGAGAAGTGGTTCCATGGGAAGCTAGGGGCAGGGCGTGATGGGCGTCACATCGCTGAGCGCCTGCTCACTGAGTACTGCATCGAGACCGGAGCCCCTGATGGCTCCTTCCTCGTGCGAGAGAGTGAGACCTTCGTGGGTGACTACACGCTCTCTTTCTG GCGGAACGGGAAAGTCCAGCACTGCCGTATCCACTCCCGGCAAGATGCTGGGACCCCCAAGTTCTTCTTGACAGACAACCTCGTCTTTGACTCCCTCTATGACCTCATCACGCACTACCAGCAGGTGCCCCTGCGCTGTAATGAGTTTGAGATGAGACTTTCAGAGCCTGTCCCACAGACCAACGCCCATGAGAGCAAAGA GTGGTACCACGCGAGCCTGACCAGAGCACAGGCTGAGCACATGCTAATGCGCGTCCCTCGTGATGGGGCCTTCCTGGTGCGGAAGCGGAATGAGCCCAACTCATATGCCATCTCTTTCCG GGCTGAGGGCAAGATCAAGCATTGCCGTGTCCAGCAAGAGGGCCAGACAGTGATGCTAGGGAACTCGGAGTTCGACAGCCTTGTTGACCTCATCAGCTACTATGAGAAACACCCGCTGTACCGCAAGATGAAGCTGCGCTATCCCATCAACGAGGAGGCACTGGAGAAGATTGGCACAGCT GAGCCTGACTACGGGGCCCTGTATGAGGGACGCAACCCTGGCTTCTATGTAGAGGCAAACCCTATGCCAACTttcaag TGTGCGGTCAAAGCCCTCTTTGACTACAAGGCCCAGAGGGAGGACGAGCTGACCTTCACCAAGAGCGCCATCATCCAGAATGTGGAGAAGCAAGAGGGAGGCTG GTGGCGAGGGGACTACGGAGGGAAGAAGCAGCTGTGGTTCCCATCAAACTACGTGGAAGAGATGGTCAACCCCGTGGCCCTGGAGCCGGAGAGGGAG CACTTGGACGAGAACAGCCCCCTAGGGGACTTGCTGCGGGGGGTCCTGGATGTGCCGGCTTGTCAGATTG CCATCCGTCCTGAGGGCAAGAACAACCGGCTCTTCGTCTTCTCCATCAGCATGGCGTCGGTGGCCCACTGGTCCCTGGATGTTGCTGCCGACTCACAGGAGGAGCTGCAGGACTGGGTGAAAAAGATCCGTGAAGTGGCCCAGACCGCAGATGCCAGG CTCACTGAAGGGAAGATAATGGAACGGAGGAAGAAGATTGCCCTGGAGCTCTCTGAACTTGTCGTCTACTGCCGGCCTGTTCCCTTCGATGAAGAGA AGATTGGCACAGAACGTGCTTGCTACCGGGACATGTCATCCTTCCCGGAAACCAAGGCTGAGAAATACGTGAACAAGGCCAAAGGCAAGAAGTTCCTTCAGTACAATCGACTGCAGCTCTCCCGCATCTACCCCAAGGGCCAGCGACTGGATTCCTCCAACTACGATCCTTTGCCCATGTGGATCTGTGGCAGTCAGCTCGTGGCCCTCAACTTCCAGACCCCTG ACAAGCCTATGCAGATGAACCAGGCCCTCTTCATGACAGGCAGGCACTGTGGCTATGTGCTGCAGCCAAGCAACATGCGGGATGAGGCCTTTGACCCCTTTGACAAGAGCAGCCTCCGTGGGCTGGAGCCATGTGCCATCTCTATTGAG GTGCTGGGGGCCCGACATCTGCCAAAGAATGGCCGAGGCATTGTGTGTCCTTTTGTGGAGATtgaggtggctggagctgagtATGACAGCACCAAGCAGAAGACAGAGTTTGTGG TGGACAATGGACTCAACCCTGTATGGCCAGCCAAGCCCTTCCACTTCCAAATCAGTAACCCTGAATTTGCCTTTCTGCGCTTCGTGGTGTATGAGGAAGACATGTTTAGTGACCAGAATTTCCTGGCTCAGGCTACTTTCCCGGTAAAAGGCCTGAAGACAG GATACAGAGCAGTGCCTTTGAAGAACAACTACAGCGAGGACCTGGAGTTGGCCTCCCTGCTGATCAAGATTGATATTTTCCCTGCCAAG caggagaatggtgaccTCAGTCCCTTCAGTGGTACGTCCCTGCGGGAGCGGGGCTCAGATGCCTCAGGCCAGCTGTTTCACGGCCGAACCCGGGAAGGCTCCTTTGAATCCCGCTACCAGCAGCCATTTGAGGACTTCCGCATCTCCCAGGAACATCTCGCAGACCATTTTGACAGCCGAGAACGAAG GGCCCCAAGAAGGACTCGGGTCAATGGAGACAACCGCCTCTAG